The following is a genomic window from Rhodohalobacter sp. 614A.
AATGCCGGGAAGAAGTGGAAAATGCTTCTCTAAATTTAAAAACTGGAGTAAATATTTTTCCAGGGCTTCTTTTTCTTTCTCAGTTGCTTTGTGCTCTGTCATCTATATTTTTTTGATAGTTTTCTTGTCAATTTTGGCAGACCGACAGCCGCTGTTTGTTTTATGTGCTTCCAATCATCGGTCAAGTGTATTTCAGTTTTGGAGGGATCCACTAAAAATTTTGGGATATCATCCTCCACATAATGGACCAAACTTGCTGCGGGATAAACTGCCAATGATGTTCCAACAACGATAAACATGTCAGCATTCATAACCGCCTCCGCAGCTATTTCGATCATAGGAACCGGTTCGCCAAACCAAACAACATTCGGTCTTAACTGGGTTCCGTCAGAAGCTTTATCTCCAAGCCTGATTGGTGCTGTTCCAATCTCAGTAATCAAATCCGGATCATTGTCACTTCTTGCTTCACTTAACAATCCATGCAAATGAAGAACATTGGTGGAGCCGGCTCGTTCATGAAGATTGTCAATATTCTGCGTGATAACTGTTACGGTAAATTCATCTTCAAGACTGGCTATTGCAAAATGACCGGAATTTGGTTCGGCTTTAGCAAGTTGCTCTCTCCTCTTGTTATAGAACTCGAGTACTTTTTCTTTATCGCGATGCCACCCTTCTATGGAAGCTACCTCGGTAATATCATAGCCTTCCCATAATCCACCCGCACCTCTGAATGTCGCCAAACCACTGTCTGCACTAATTCCTGCACCCGAAAGTACAACAATATGAGGCACGGTGTTTATTATTTTGATTTCACAAATTCCAGCCAGGAACTATCATCGCCATAATGGTCGATAATTGCAGCGGATTCAGCGAAAGAATATGTGGAGAAAAGTGAATGAATTTCGGACTTAACAACCTTTAAGCTGTTGGATATCATATCACTGTTAAATCCGCTTTCGCCCAATTTGATCGTCATTTCCATCGAAACCATTCTTCCTAACGCCCGGCCAAGCTGAACCAGTTTTCGCTGAGCCATTTTGAAATCCACTTCAAAATTCAACATGTCTTTAAAATGCTCAGCGGCGTTTTCGGTCAAAGAGTAATCCTTCAAAAATTTGTATAAATTGGTCTCTTTCGATTTCCTCATCATCTTGAGAATTGATTCAGAAATCTGCTGATAAAGAATATCATTTGAGCCTTCAAAAATCTGGAACGGTCGGCTGTCTACAACAGCCCGGCCAGCTATGTGATCCAATCTATATCCTTTAGCTCCAACCAATTGTAACAGAGACTGGGATGCTTCCTGCATATAATCAGTGACTACACTTTTAATTGAATTCGCTGCTACGTCCATGCGAGAGGTATTTTTATCCAACGGCACATTGGTACTTGTAAAATAGCTCATAGCCGAACTGATGGTAAAGTAAGACTGTAATTTGGCAAGTCTTTCTTTTACCTGATCATATTTAAATAAACTCATCCCCCCTACAATCCGGGTTCTGCAATGCTCCAGAGCTTCATCCAACATACGTTTCAGATGTCCCGTACTCATACCGGGAAATTGTAACCGGCTTCTATGCAGGATGTCCAGCATCATGGTCACACCAGTGGTTTGTGGCTCCAGCCGGTGGGATTGAGGCACCTCAATATTGATTTTATTTTTCCCA
Proteins encoded in this region:
- a CDS encoding acyl-CoA dehydrogenase family protein — translated: MSFDIAKSLNIRKDIHSFIEHYRNKLNELFCERNNENELLTNRGIPPYLLREVMECNPLSTFIPEEYNGRGAITSEALSMLEASSYQSLPLSLMMGINGALFLQPLANYGSEKAKSTIFKEFLHRKNMGGLMITEPDFGSDALRMQTGFQYQENSKSYKIDGLKHWAGLTGWADYWLITAREVDKNGELSRDIGFFIHDSSNGGIDVQEYYKNLGLYMLPYGKNKINIEVPQSHRLEPQTTGVTMMLDILHRSRLQFPGMSTGHLKRMLDEALEHCRTRIVGGMSLFKYDQVKERLAKLQSYFTISSAMSYFTSTNVPLDKNTSRMDVAANSIKSVVTDYMQEASQSLLQLVGAKGYRLDHIAGRAVVDSRPFQIFEGSNDILYQQISESILKMMRKSKETNLYKFLKDYSLTENAAEHFKDMLNFEVDFKMAQRKLVQLGRALGRMVSMEMTIKLGESGFNSDMISNSLKVVKSEIHSLFSTYSFAESAAIIDHYGDDSSWLEFVKSK
- a CDS encoding Sir2 family NAD-dependent protein deacetylase: MPHIVVLSGAGISADSGLATFRGAGGLWEGYDITEVASIEGWHRDKEKVLEFYNKRREQLAKAEPNSGHFAIASLEDEFTVTVITQNIDNLHERAGSTNVLHLHGLLSEARSDNDPDLITEIGTAPIRLGDKASDGTQLRPNVVWFGEPVPMIEIAAEAVMNADMFIVVGTSLAVYPAASLVHYVEDDIPKFLVDPSKTEIHLTDDWKHIKQTAAVGLPKLTRKLSKKYR